A single genomic interval of Cupriavidus necator harbors:
- the sufU gene encoding Fe-S cluster assembly sulfur transfer protein SufU, with translation MSDLRSLYQEVVVDHSRSPRNFGRLAAANRSAEGFNPLCGDRLTLYLRIRDAVIEDASFEGSGCAISTASASLMTEALKGKTEAQARALFCGFHALVTGKPGQSEVPMGKLEVLAGVREFPARVKCATLAWHTMQAALENSARPVSTE, from the coding sequence ATGTCTGACCTGCGCAGCCTCTACCAGGAAGTGGTTGTCGACCACAGCCGCTCGCCGCGCAATTTCGGGCGGCTGGCGGCAGCGAACCGCAGCGCCGAGGGCTTCAACCCGCTGTGCGGCGACCGGCTGACGCTGTACCTGAGAATCCGCGACGCGGTGATCGAAGACGCCAGCTTCGAGGGCTCGGGCTGCGCCATCTCCACTGCCTCTGCGTCGCTGATGACGGAAGCGCTCAAAGGCAAGACCGAGGCGCAGGCGCGGGCCTTGTTCTGCGGCTTCCACGCGCTGGTCACCGGAAAGCCGGGGCAGTCCGAAGTGCCGATGGGAAAGCTGGAAGTCCTGGCCGGCGTGCGCGAGTTCCCGGCGCGCGTGAAGTGCGCCACCCTGGCCTGGCATACCATGCAAGCCGCTTTGGAGAACAGCGCCAGGCCGGTCTCAACGGAGTAG
- a CDS encoding SUF system Fe-S cluster assembly protein — translation MSMIDWLHKAREHEDRFEAEPDSLEGRVIAALRTVYDPEIPVNIYDLGLIYQLSVDEASGKVGIRMTLTAPGCPVAQTFPGVVESAVMEASGVDAVEVELVWDPPWSRERMSEAARLELGLL, via the coding sequence ATGAGCATGATCGATTGGCTGCACAAGGCCAGGGAACACGAAGACAGGTTCGAGGCTGAGCCGGACAGCCTCGAGGGGCGGGTGATAGCGGCCTTGCGCACGGTGTACGACCCCGAGATCCCGGTCAATATCTACGACCTTGGCCTGATCTACCAGCTATCGGTGGACGAAGCCAGCGGCAAGGTCGGGATCCGCATGACGCTGACCGCGCCGGGCTGCCCGGTGGCGCAGACCTTCCCCGGCGTGGTGGAGAGCGCGGTGATGGAAGCCAGCGGGGTGGACGCGGTCGAGGTAGAACTGGTGTGGGACCCGCCCTGGTCGAGAGAACGGATGAGCGAGGCGGCACGCCTGGAACTGGGGCTGCTCTGA
- a CDS encoding Rieske (2Fe-2S) protein, translating into MSEWIDVARAEDFAPGTCRSVDIDGVQVAVFNVDGNYYAIEDLCSHEAEPLCGGDVEGQEVVCPRHGSHFSLLTGEALSPPAYEPVATFPVRVADGKVQVRDERGE; encoded by the coding sequence ATGAGCGAGTGGATCGATGTCGCCCGAGCCGAGGACTTCGCGCCCGGCACTTGCCGCAGCGTCGATATCGATGGCGTCCAGGTCGCGGTATTCAATGTGGATGGCAATTACTACGCCATCGAGGACCTCTGCTCGCATGAGGCCGAGCCGCTCTGCGGCGGCGACGTGGAAGGCCAGGAAGTCGTCTGCCCGCGCCACGGCTCGCACTTTTCCCTGCTGACGGGCGAGGCGCTGTCCCCGCCCGCCTACGAGCCGGTGGCGACGTTCCCGGTCCGGGTGGCGGACGGCAAGGTGCAGGTCAGGGACGAGCGCGGGGAATAA
- a CDS encoding adenylate/guanylate cyclase domain-containing protein, protein MRCTSCGFANLAGANFCEACGAKLGRACPQCGEEATAAAKFCRACGFALTDAPVGTAATPAPPAATAPVLYTPPHLAGRILAEQAAMEARGETAGERKTITALFADMAGSTALTQDLDPEDARRLIDPVVTLMMEAVHHYEGYVAKFLGDGILALFGAPIAHEDHALRALYAALRMQDAMHRHSDRVRLEQGIPLQIRIGVHTGEVVVRSIRKDDLHTDYDPVGHTIHIASRMEGIATPASILVSESTHKLTEGYFEFTALGTTHVKGVRDPLAVYEVVGLGALRTRLQVAAHRGLARFVGRQDELAHLHAALGQAKAGHGRIVAVVGEAGVGKSRLFHEFKVRSQQGCLALETFSVSHGKAFAYLPLIEMLKSYFQITAQDGDRSCREKVTGRLLTLDRSLEEHLPYLLYLLGTIEPDSPLPTMDPTIRRQRTFEAIARLLVRESLNQPLEVIFEDLQWLDGETEAFLNMLIDHVPGARILLLVNYRPEYSHRWNADGHYSQLQLQPLGQAEAQELLTALLGDDRSLVPLKRLILDKTEGNPFFMEEVVQTLAEEGALLGQPGCYRIETAPALLHIPTTVQGVLAARIDRLPLAQKELLQTLAVIGKEFPLSLVLRVTGLPEDHLHPLLSDLQAADFIYERPAFPEVEYAFKHALTQEVAGSSLLTERRSALHESSAQAIEALFHGRLKDYCSELAHHYSNSGNIPKAVEYLHCAGQQALLRSAQAEAIRHLSMAIDLLKRQPDSAERARQELTLLLALGPALIAARGQASPEVEGNYRRALALCEQGQQTPYLFSAQLGLWAFYQLRAQYEVSLPLGKRLLALAMKSQKPKQLAEGHRAIGATLFRLGMLDAARKHVEAVLAVPHPEQPAYDFLTGYGRDPAVHATSTLGWILWYQGLADQALARCQEALAMARARPDAYNLALCLVFAAEQHQCRHEVRLTQEYAEAAIAISGEQGFPIYLAWGTVLQGWAMAALGSHQEGVALMRQGVAAYEATGGRLGMPNLLALVAEACGKAGQTTAALDVLTQAQALVEETGERLDEATVYRLRAEMLLQLSAERPAPPAAQEEAEACLHRAITVAHEQGAKPLELQATLSLARLWRQQGKVDAARQVLARVHGSFSEGTDTADWQEAQALLAALAADQANTPERPHA, encoded by the coding sequence ATGCGCTGCACCAGTTGCGGTTTCGCGAACCTCGCGGGAGCCAACTTCTGTGAGGCGTGCGGAGCAAAGCTTGGCCGAGCCTGCCCTCAGTGTGGTGAGGAAGCCACTGCAGCCGCGAAGTTCTGCCGCGCTTGCGGCTTTGCGCTGACCGACGCCCCGGTCGGCACCGCTGCCACGCCAGCGCCGCCCGCGGCCACGGCCCCGGTCCTCTACACCCCGCCCCACCTTGCCGGGCGCATCCTGGCCGAACAGGCGGCAATGGAGGCCAGGGGCGAGACCGCCGGCGAGCGCAAGACCATCACCGCGCTGTTTGCCGACATGGCCGGCTCGACCGCGCTGACGCAGGACCTCGACCCCGAAGACGCGCGCCGGCTGATCGACCCCGTGGTGACGCTGATGATGGAAGCCGTCCACCACTATGAGGGCTATGTGGCCAAGTTCCTCGGCGACGGCATCCTGGCGCTGTTCGGCGCGCCGATTGCCCACGAGGACCATGCCTTGCGCGCGCTCTACGCGGCGCTGCGCATGCAGGACGCGATGCATCGCCACAGCGACCGGGTGCGGCTGGAGCAAGGCATCCCGCTGCAGATCCGGATCGGCGTCCATACCGGCGAAGTCGTGGTGCGCTCGATCCGCAAGGATGACCTGCACACCGACTACGATCCGGTCGGGCACACCATCCATATCGCTTCGCGCATGGAGGGGATTGCCACGCCGGCGTCGATCCTTGTCAGCGAATCGACCCACAAGCTCACCGAAGGCTATTTCGAGTTCACGGCGCTGGGGACCACCCATGTCAAGGGCGTGCGGGATCCGCTCGCGGTATATGAAGTCGTCGGCCTGGGAGCCTTGCGCACGCGCCTGCAGGTGGCCGCGCACCGCGGCCTCGCCAGGTTTGTCGGGCGCCAGGATGAGCTGGCGCACTTGCACGCGGCGCTGGGGCAGGCCAAGGCTGGACACGGGCGCATTGTTGCGGTGGTCGGCGAAGCGGGGGTCGGCAAGTCCCGGCTGTTCCATGAGTTCAAGGTCAGATCGCAGCAGGGCTGCCTGGCGCTGGAGACCTTCTCGGTCTCGCACGGCAAGGCGTTTGCCTACCTGCCGCTGATCGAGATGCTGAAGAGCTATTTCCAGATCACGGCGCAGGACGGCGACCGCAGCTGCCGCGAAAAGGTGACCGGCAGGCTGCTGACCCTGGACCGTTCGTTGGAAGAACACCTGCCCTACCTGCTCTACCTGCTCGGCACCATCGAGCCCGACTCGCCGTTGCCGACCATGGACCCGACCATCCGGCGCCAGCGCACCTTCGAGGCGATTGCGCGGCTGCTGGTCCGGGAAAGCCTCAACCAGCCGCTGGAAGTCATTTTCGAAGACCTGCAATGGCTGGACGGTGAGACCGAGGCCTTCCTCAATATGCTGATCGACCATGTGCCCGGCGCGCGCATCCTGCTGCTGGTGAACTACCGGCCGGAGTACAGCCATCGCTGGAATGCGGACGGGCATTATTCGCAGCTGCAGCTGCAGCCGCTGGGGCAGGCGGAGGCGCAGGAACTGCTGACCGCGCTGCTCGGGGACGACCGCAGCCTGGTGCCGCTGAAGCGGCTGATCCTCGACAAGACCGAAGGCAACCCCTTCTTCATGGAGGAAGTGGTCCAGACCCTGGCCGAGGAAGGCGCGCTGCTCGGCCAGCCCGGCTGCTACCGCATCGAGACCGCGCCGGCCCTGCTCCATATCCCCACCACCGTGCAAGGCGTGCTGGCCGCCCGTATCGACCGGCTGCCGCTGGCCCAGAAGGAGCTGTTGCAGACCCTGGCCGTGATTGGCAAGGAGTTCCCGCTGAGCCTGGTCCTGCGCGTGACCGGCTTGCCGGAAGACCACCTGCATCCGCTGCTGTCCGACCTGCAGGCTGCGGATTTCATCTACGAACGGCCGGCATTCCCTGAGGTCGAGTACGCCTTCAAGCACGCGCTGACCCAGGAGGTGGCCGGCAGCTCGCTGCTCACCGAGCGGCGCAGCGCCTTGCATGAAAGCTCCGCCCAGGCCATCGAGGCGCTCTTCCATGGCCGGCTCAAGGACTACTGCAGCGAACTGGCGCACCACTACAGCAACAGCGGCAACATCCCGAAGGCGGTCGAGTACCTGCACTGCGCCGGCCAGCAAGCCCTGCTGCGCTCGGCGCAGGCCGAAGCGATCCGGCACCTGAGCATGGCCATCGACCTGCTCAAGCGGCAACCCGACAGTGCCGAACGCGCGCGCCAGGAACTGACGCTGCTGCTTGCGCTCGGGCCGGCCCTGATTGCGGCCCGGGGCCAGGCATCGCCCGAAGTCGAGGGCAATTACCGGCGTGCGCTGGCCTTGTGCGAGCAAGGCCAGCAGACGCCCTACCTGTTCTCGGCACAGCTGGGGTTGTGGGCGTTCTATCAGCTTCGTGCGCAATACGAGGTCTCGCTGCCTTTGGGCAAGCGGCTGCTTGCGCTGGCCATGAAGTCGCAGAAGCCCAAGCAGCTGGCGGAGGGCCATCGCGCGATCGGCGCCACGCTGTTCCGCCTTGGCATGCTGGACGCCGCGCGCAAGCATGTTGAGGCGGTGCTCGCGGTGCCGCATCCTGAGCAACCGGCGTACGACTTCCTCACGGGCTACGGGCGCGACCCGGCCGTCCACGCCACCAGCACGCTGGGCTGGATCCTGTGGTACCAGGGCTTGGCGGACCAGGCACTGGCGCGCTGCCAGGAGGCGCTGGCCATGGCCCGTGCCCGCCCGGATGCGTACAACCTTGCCCTGTGCCTGGTCTTTGCCGCGGAACAGCATCAATGCCGGCACGAAGTCCGGCTGACACAGGAGTACGCCGAAGCCGCCATCGCCATCTCGGGCGAACAGGGTTTTCCGATCTACCTGGCGTGGGGCACCGTCCTGCAGGGCTGGGCGATGGCGGCGCTGGGCAGTCACCAGGAAGGCGTTGCGCTGATGCGCCAGGGCGTGGCCGCCTATGAGGCCACCGGCGGCAGACTGGGCATGCCGAACCTGCTGGCCCTGGTTGCCGAGGCCTGCGGCAAGGCAGGCCAGACCACCGCCGCGCTGGACGTGCTCACGCAGGCACAAGCGCTGGTGGAAGAGACCGGAGAACGGCTGGATGAGGCAACCGTGTACCGGCTGCGCGCCGAGATGCTGCTGCAGCTGTCGGCAGAGCGCCCTGCGCCGCCGGCCGCGCAGGAGGAAGCCGAAGCCTGCTTGCACCGGGCCATCACGGTCGCCCACGAACAAGGTGCAAAGCCGCTGGAGCTGCAGGCCACCCTGAGCCTGGCCCGGCTGTGGCGGCAACAAGGCAAGGTCGACGCGGCGCGTCAAGTGCTGGCGCGGGTCCACGGCAGCTTCAGCGAGGGCACCGACACCGCGGACTGGCAGGAGGCCCAGGCGCTGCTTGCAGCGCTGGCGGCCGACCAGGCCAATACCCCGGAGCGCCCCCACGCATGA
- a CDS encoding patatin-like phospholipase family protein: MQPEPAQPKPVALALQGGGMHGAFTWGVLDRLLEDGRLAIEGVSATSAGAMNATVLAYGLLQGGSDGARLALHDFWEAIAHSAQRYNPFRWLPWFKSSHTLGLNHSPMYAMADIALRLLSPYQFNPNNLNPLRDVLGSQVDFAALREHCPIRLYLCATNIETSRIRIFPPEELSIDAVLASACVPTLFQAVSIDGQHYWDGGYVGNPAIFPLIYHCQTHDVVIVHINPIVRHGVPTTAADILNRVNEVSFNSSLMREMRAIAFVTSLIQQGKLDGTEMKEVWIHSIRSDQTMAALGVSTKYNADWNFLCSLRDKGRAEASRWLEQHYDSVGRRSSIDISGEFL, translated from the coding sequence ATGCAGCCAGAGCCTGCACAACCCAAGCCTGTGGCGCTCGCCCTGCAGGGCGGCGGCATGCATGGCGCCTTTACCTGGGGCGTGCTCGACCGGCTGCTGGAGGACGGCAGGCTGGCGATCGAAGGCGTCAGCGCCACCAGCGCCGGGGCCATGAACGCCACCGTGCTGGCCTACGGGCTGCTGCAGGGCGGCAGTGACGGCGCGCGCCTGGCCTTGCATGATTTCTGGGAGGCGATCGCGCACTCGGCGCAGCGCTACAACCCGTTCCGGTGGCTGCCTTGGTTCAAGAGCAGCCATACGCTGGGCCTGAACCATTCGCCGATGTATGCGATGGCCGACATCGCGCTGCGCCTGCTGTCGCCGTACCAGTTCAATCCCAACAACCTCAATCCGCTGCGCGACGTGCTCGGCAGCCAGGTCGACTTTGCGGCACTGCGCGAGCATTGCCCGATCCGGCTCTACCTGTGTGCGACCAATATCGAGACCAGCCGGATACGCATCTTCCCGCCCGAGGAACTCAGCATCGACGCCGTGCTGGCCTCGGCCTGCGTGCCCACGCTGTTCCAGGCGGTCAGCATCGACGGCCAGCACTACTGGGATGGCGGCTATGTCGGCAACCCGGCGATTTTCCCGCTGATCTATCACTGCCAGACCCACGATGTGGTGATCGTCCATATCAACCCGATCGTGCGCCACGGCGTGCCGACCACGGCCGCGGATATTCTGAATCGCGTCAATGAGGTCAGCTTCAACTCGTCGCTGATGCGCGAGATGCGCGCCATTGCCTTCGTCACGTCGCTGATCCAGCAGGGCAAGCTCGACGGCACGGAGATGAAGGAGGTGTGGATCCATTCGATCCGCTCGGACCAGACCATGGCCGCGCTGGGGGTTTCCACCAAGTACAACGCCGATTGGAATTTCCTGTGCTCGCTGCGCGACAAGGGCCGCGCAGAAGCGAGCCGGTGGCTGGAGCAGCACTACGACAGCGTGGGCCGGCGCTCCAGCATCGATATCAGCGGGGAGTTCCTGTAG
- a CDS encoding sensor domain-containing diguanylate cyclase translates to MRWRITQLSQAAARYYNGRIKAEQLSFVRQIPHFPARKAISRPASLIVAASLVLVCMIAALGALALVQMRRDALDNASEASANLALTLERSITRNLQIHELAIGGIVEAMHDPALLAQPPALRQRLLFDRLINAEDMGSLLVTDANGTLVFDSHQWPPRPVNVSDRDYFQVHRSGDHSGLFLSRPFQPRLAPENKSIGISRRLSAPDGSFAGTVVGTLRLNYFRKLFDGVSLGAGGTLTLLRTDGTIIMRRPYEAESIGRDISGSPSFAPLLQGTQGTFIGVAAVDGVQRLYSFRRTPGFPLLVVVGRATHDVLAPWHKRAWVFGAMIIALDAAIIALSVLLSRQWRRRVEMEEHLRWMVNTDGLTGLGSRRALDDAADVEWRRARRHSQPLSLLMLDVDHFKEFNDRYGHQAGDDALAAVGACIQRQVRRPGDYAGRYGGEEFAILLPHTNAAGAAAMAEAIRAAVQALQIPNAAGADGHLTVSIGAVTDANGPGNEKDFAELRAFLRAGDEALYLAKRSGRNCVATFGATAAAMAS, encoded by the coding sequence ATGCGCTGGCGCATAACGCAACTGAGCCAGGCTGCGGCCAGGTACTACAATGGCCGCATAAAAGCAGAACAGCTTTCCTTCGTGCGTCAAATACCTCACTTTCCGGCCCGCAAAGCCATTTCCCGCCCGGCCTCCCTGATCGTTGCCGCCAGCCTTGTCCTGGTCTGCATGATCGCGGCCCTTGGTGCCCTCGCCCTGGTGCAGATGCGCAGGGATGCACTGGACAATGCCAGCGAGGCCTCGGCCAACCTGGCGCTGACGCTGGAACGCAGCATCACGCGCAACCTGCAGATCCATGAGCTGGCAATCGGGGGCATAGTGGAAGCCATGCACGATCCCGCACTGCTGGCGCAACCGCCGGCGCTGCGCCAGCGGCTGCTGTTCGACCGCTTGATCAACGCCGAAGACATGGGCTCGCTGCTGGTCACCGACGCCAACGGCACGCTGGTGTTCGACTCGCACCAGTGGCCGCCGCGCCCGGTCAACGTTTCTGACCGCGACTACTTCCAGGTCCACCGCAGCGGCGATCACAGCGGCCTGTTCCTGAGCCGGCCGTTCCAGCCGCGCCTGGCGCCGGAGAACAAGTCCATCGGCATCAGCCGGCGGCTTTCCGCACCGGACGGCAGCTTTGCCGGCACCGTGGTCGGCACCTTGCGCCTGAACTACTTCCGCAAGCTGTTCGATGGCGTAAGCCTTGGCGCGGGCGGCACCCTGACGCTGCTGCGCACGGACGGCACCATCATCATGCGGCGGCCCTATGAAGCCGAATCGATCGGGCGCGACATCTCCGGCAGCCCGTCATTTGCACCGCTGCTGCAAGGCACGCAAGGCACGTTTATCGGCGTCGCGGCAGTCGACGGGGTGCAGCGGCTCTACAGCTTCAGGCGCACTCCGGGCTTTCCGCTGCTGGTCGTGGTGGGACGCGCCACCCACGACGTGCTGGCACCCTGGCACAAGCGCGCCTGGGTGTTCGGGGCGATGATCATCGCGCTGGACGCTGCCATCATCGCGCTCTCGGTATTGCTGTCGCGCCAATGGCGGCGCCGTGTCGAGATGGAAGAGCACCTGCGCTGGATGGTCAACACCGATGGCCTGACCGGCCTTGGCAGCCGCCGTGCGCTGGACGATGCCGCCGACGTGGAATGGCGGCGCGCGCGCCGCCACAGCCAGCCTTTGTCGCTGCTGATGCTGGACGTCGACCACTTCAAGGAATTCAATGACCGCTACGGCCACCAGGCCGGTGACGATGCGCTGGCAGCGGTGGGCGCCTGCATCCAGCGCCAGGTGCGGCGGCCGGGCGACTATGCGGGGCGCTATGGCGGCGAAGAGTTTGCCATCCTGCTGCCGCACACCAACGCTGCCGGCGCGGCCGCCATGGCGGAGGCCATCCGCGCTGCCGTCCAGGCCTTGCAGATTCCGAATGCTGCCGGTGCCGACGGGCACTTGACGGTCAGCATCGGTGCGGTGACCGATGCCAACGGCCCCGGCAACGAAAAGGATTTCGCCGAGCTGCGCGCCTTTCTCCGTGCCGGCGACGAAGCGCTCTACCTGGCCAAGCGCTCCGGGCGCAATTGCGTCGCAACCTTCGGCGCCACGGCAGCGGCGATGGCGTCCTGA
- a CDS encoding xanthine dehydrogenase family protein molybdopterin-binding subunit → MSECHTSRRRFLQAASAVPAAFVLGFHLPLAKAADAPAHDPDDINAWLRIDADGSVTIMVPSAELGQGVMTSAPMLIAEELECDWKQVRAELAPTDPVYNNRMFKVQATASSTSARWSFEPLRRIGATAREMLREAAAQGWKVPVAECRAVQGVVRHEASGRTLGYGALAARAAALPRPASVALKDPRDWKLLGRPTDRLDIPLKTRGAAVFGVDVKVPRMLVGSVMACPAFGGKLHRVEARPALAVRGVRRVVPLDDAVVVLADSYWTARKGLAALRPDWKLPQGEPVGDAALMAGYREAARSASALALRNGDPDAHMQAGQAYTAEYEVPYLAHATMEPMNATADVRADRAEIWGPTQVCGEIAHRLAPVLGLPAERIVVHSTFVGGGFGRREEFDVFLQAALASKAAGQPVKLIWSREEDIQHDFYRPAAAARFSAVLAPGAAGIRALDARLACSSIYIRNFPDRVKGGVDPKSVEGVVDLPYALPNVAVRHAMVNTAVPVGFWRGVGYTQNTFFAESFIDELAHHARTDPLQFRLRLLAERPRQADLLRRLAQQAGWGGAPAGRFQGVALSQAWGSLCATVVELSVRDKRITLHRIVNAIDCGTVINPATVERQLEGASIWGLSAALSGVITIGDGRVQQSNFHDYPLLRLAQTPRFEAVLVQSGERIGGVGESAVPTLAPALANALFAATGERIRSLPLARHGFELA, encoded by the coding sequence AGCGCCGTGCCGGCAGCGTTCGTGCTGGGCTTCCACCTGCCGCTGGCAAAGGCCGCGGATGCGCCCGCGCACGATCCCGACGATATCAACGCGTGGCTGCGCATCGATGCCGATGGCAGCGTGACCATCATGGTGCCTTCCGCCGAGCTGGGGCAGGGCGTGATGACATCGGCGCCGATGCTGATTGCCGAAGAGCTGGAGTGCGACTGGAAGCAGGTGCGCGCGGAGCTGGCGCCCACCGATCCGGTCTACAACAACCGCATGTTCAAGGTACAGGCGACCGCCAGCAGCACCTCCGCGCGCTGGTCGTTCGAGCCGCTGCGGCGCATCGGCGCTACGGCGCGCGAGATGCTGCGCGAAGCCGCGGCGCAGGGCTGGAAAGTGCCGGTCGCGGAGTGCCGTGCCGTACAGGGCGTGGTGCGTCATGAGGCCAGCGGCCGGACGCTTGGCTACGGTGCGCTGGCAGCGCGGGCTGCCGCCTTGCCGCGCCCGGCCAGCGTGGCGCTGAAGGATCCGCGCGACTGGAAGCTGCTGGGCCGCCCGACTGACCGGCTCGACATTCCGCTGAAGACGCGCGGTGCTGCGGTGTTCGGCGTCGATGTCAAGGTGCCGCGCATGCTGGTGGGCTCGGTGATGGCCTGCCCGGCATTCGGCGGCAAGCTGCACCGTGTCGAGGCCCGGCCGGCGCTGGCCGTGCGCGGCGTGCGGCGCGTGGTGCCGTTGGACGACGCCGTGGTGGTGCTGGCCGACAGCTACTGGACCGCGCGCAAGGGCCTGGCCGCGCTCAGGCCGGACTGGAAACTGCCGCAAGGCGAACCCGTCGGCGATGCTGCCTTGATGGCCGGCTACCGGGAAGCCGCGCGGAGCGCTTCGGCGCTGGCGTTGCGCAATGGCGACCCCGATGCGCACATGCAGGCCGGCCAGGCCTATACCGCCGAATACGAGGTCCCGTACCTCGCGCACGCGACCATGGAGCCGATGAATGCCACGGCCGACGTTCGCGCCGACCGTGCCGAGATCTGGGGGCCGACCCAGGTCTGCGGCGAGATCGCGCATCGGCTGGCGCCTGTGCTCGGCCTGCCGGCCGAACGCATCGTTGTGCATTCGACCTTTGTCGGCGGCGGCTTCGGCCGGCGCGAGGAGTTCGACGTCTTTTTGCAGGCGGCGCTGGCATCGAAAGCGGCAGGACAGCCGGTCAAGCTGATCTGGTCGCGCGAGGAAGATATCCAGCACGACTTCTACCGCCCCGCGGCGGCGGCGCGCTTCAGCGCCGTGCTGGCACCCGGCGCGGCAGGCATCCGCGCGCTGGATGCGCGGCTGGCGTGCTCATCGATCTACATCCGCAATTTCCCGGACCGGGTCAAGGGCGGCGTCGATCCCAAGTCGGTCGAAGGCGTGGTGGACCTGCCTTACGCGCTGCCCAATGTCGCCGTGCGCCATGCGATGGTCAATACCGCCGTGCCGGTCGGTTTCTGGCGCGGCGTGGGCTATACCCAGAACACGTTCTTTGCCGAGAGCTTCATCGACGAGCTGGCCCACCATGCCAGGACTGATCCGCTGCAGTTCCGGCTGCGCCTGCTGGCCGAGCGCCCGCGCCAGGCGGATTTGCTGCGCCGGCTGGCGCAGCAGGCCGGCTGGGGCGGCGCACCGGCGGGGCGCTTCCAGGGCGTGGCGCTGTCGCAGGCATGGGGCTCGCTGTGCGCGACGGTAGTGGAGCTGTCGGTGCGGGACAAGCGCATCACGCTGCACCGCATCGTCAATGCTATCGACTGCGGCACCGTGATCAACCCCGCCACGGTCGAGCGCCAGCTTGAGGGCGCCAGCATCTGGGGCCTGAGCGCGGCGCTGTCCGGCGTCATCACGATTGGCGACGGGCGCGTGCAGCAATCCAATTTCCACGACTACCCACTGCTGCGCCTGGCCCAGACGCCGCGCTTCGAGGCTGTGCTGGTGCAGAGCGGCGAGCGCATCGGCGGCGTGGGGGAATCGGCGGTGCCGACGCTGGCGCCGGCGCTGGCCAATGCGCTGTTTGCTGCCACGGGCGAGCGCATCCGTTCACTGCCGCTGGCGCGGCATGGGTTCGAACTGGCGTAG